One candidate division KSB1 bacterium DNA segment encodes these proteins:
- a CDS encoding BatA domain-containing protein, which yields MTFLNSALLAALTLGLLPILIHLLNRQRYKDVDFPTLRFLRELQRQKMRQVKIRQILLLILRTLAVIFLVFALTRPVLKSAAGILPGADARTSAVVIVDRSASMQTETPDGSRFRQVQSRAQEILAMLGDGDDAQIVWADETPERFPEQATGNIGLLRETIGDARVSERGGNLVSALQAARAILGQSQNLHKEVYLLSDFSASAWPEPLPQSAILPDDVRLFLCPVGTDKASNVGIVEANVTSRIITPGRAVEVTFSARNTGNTEAADRIVSVYLGGRRVTQTRVTLAPGELKTSRVKFVPEDPGDQVGYVTVEEADDFSSDNQRYFVLRVPARLRVAVVGSDGPARELTALALNPGGQPGGFVETTRLTPGEFENNDWADFDAVFLLDAAGFSGGFGARLHSYVEAGRGVFVMFGNQADLRSYSAWLPAIGLPVPADPWQAESNPVKWSQLDLAHPLFEGVFEERPADISPEIRRMVRTSSTGTAVKIISASNEIPFLWESRVGKGHALMLTSSPDPEWSTLFRTGIFPPLVVSSAAYLAGIGTSGAEYQLTVGVPAQIEMTGTPGDAAFEIRSAHGALAPTVETSAFGFALKVPAIAQPDAAELWHGNRRVAALAVNLPPRESELQPQDAQEFKSWLGGQLTTLAAREAAQPAIQEGRYGRELWKLCLIIALAALIAEMLLGRVGKREAIAV from the coding sequence ATGACCTTTCTCAACAGCGCACTGCTCGCCGCGCTCACGCTCGGACTGCTGCCGATCCTGATTCACCTGTTGAACCGGCAGCGCTATAAAGACGTGGACTTTCCCACGTTGCGCTTTCTGCGCGAACTCCAGCGCCAGAAAATGCGCCAGGTCAAGATTCGCCAGATTCTGCTCCTGATTCTGCGCACGCTCGCCGTGATCTTCCTCGTCTTCGCTCTGACTCGCCCGGTCCTCAAGAGCGCCGCCGGAATCCTGCCCGGCGCCGACGCGCGCACCAGCGCCGTCGTGATCGTGGACCGCTCGGCCTCCATGCAAACCGAGACGCCCGACGGCTCGCGCTTCCGCCAAGTACAGAGCCGCGCGCAGGAAATCCTCGCCATGCTCGGCGACGGCGATGACGCGCAAATCGTCTGGGCCGATGAAACCCCGGAGCGCTTCCCCGAACAGGCCACCGGCAATATTGGTCTGCTCCGCGAGACGATCGGCGATGCGCGCGTCTCCGAGCGCGGCGGAAACCTCGTCAGCGCGCTGCAAGCCGCCCGCGCGATTCTCGGACAATCCCAGAATCTGCACAAGGAAGTCTATCTGCTCTCCGACTTCTCCGCAAGTGCCTGGCCCGAACCGCTCCCCCAGTCCGCAATCCTACCCGACGACGTGCGACTGTTTCTCTGCCCCGTCGGCACGGACAAGGCCAGTAACGTCGGCATCGTCGAGGCGAACGTCACCTCCCGCATCATCACGCCCGGTCGCGCCGTCGAAGTTACCTTCAGTGCGCGCAATACCGGCAACACCGAGGCGGCGGACCGGATCGTCAGCGTCTATCTTGGCGGCCGCAGAGTCACGCAGACCCGCGTCACGCTCGCCCCCGGCGAATTGAAAACCTCCCGCGTTAAGTTTGTGCCCGAAGATCCCGGCGATCAAGTCGGCTACGTGACCGTCGAGGAAGCCGACGACTTCTCATCCGACAACCAGCGTTATTTTGTGCTGCGGGTGCCCGCGCGCCTCCGCGTCGCCGTGGTCGGCAGCGATGGCCCGGCGCGCGAGCTGACCGCGCTCGCGCTGAATCCCGGCGGTCAACCCGGTGGATTCGTCGAAACCACGCGGCTGACACCCGGCGAATTCGAGAACAATGACTGGGCGGACTTCGACGCCGTCTTCCTGCTCGATGCCGCGGGCTTCAGCGGCGGCTTCGGCGCGCGACTGCACAGCTATGTCGAGGCCGGTCGCGGCGTCTTTGTCATGTTTGGAAATCAGGCTGACCTGCGCTCCTATTCCGCCTGGCTGCCCGCGATCGGTCTTCCGGTGCCCGCCGACCCCTGGCAGGCCGAATCCAATCCGGTCAAGTGGTCACAGCTCGATCTCGCGCATCCACTCTTCGAGGGCGTCTTTGAGGAGCGACCGGCCGACATCTCGCCGGAAATTCGCCGCATGGTTCGCACGAGCAGCACAGGTACCGCCGTCAAGATCATCAGCGCGTCAAACGAGATCCCCTTCCTCTGGGAGTCGCGGGTGGGCAAGGGCCACGCGCTCATGTTGACTTCATCGCCCGATCCGGAATGGTCCACGCTCTTTCGCACCGGGATCTTTCCGCCGCTGGTCGTCAGCAGCGCCGCCTATCTCGCCGGCATCGGCACGTCTGGCGCGGAATATCAGCTTACCGTCGGTGTTCCCGCGCAAATCGAAATGACCGGTACGCCCGGCGACGCGGCCTTCGAAATCCGCAGCGCCCACGGCGCGCTCGCGCCAACGGTGGAGACCTCCGCCTTCGGTTTCGCATTGAAGGTCCCCGCCATCGCGCAGCCCGATGCCGCCGAACTCTGGCATGGCAACCGCCGTGTCGCCGCCCTGGCCGTCAATCTCCCCCCCCGAGAATCAGAACTTCAGCCGCAAGATGCGCAGGAATTCAAGTCCTGGCTCGGTGGCCAATTAACCACGCTCGCGGCCCGCGAGGCTGCGCAGCCCGCAATTCAAGAAGGTCGATATGGCCGAGAACTTTGGAAGCTTTGCCTGATCATCGCGCTGGCCGCGCTCATCGCTGAGATGCTGCTGGGGAGAGTCGGCAAACGCGAAGCGATTGCCGTCTGA